A stretch of the Sphingobacterium thalpophilum genome encodes the following:
- a CDS encoding winged helix-turn-helix transcriptional regulator produces MYEKKLPVNLDCGLHLFLQVVQGKWKINLLWAIHSGIKRPGELQRKIPNATRRVLDAQLGQLTEHGLIKKTDFDQLPRKVEYELTELGESLMPVIEVTAQWGEDHRNELEQFFKA; encoded by the coding sequence ATGTACGAAAAAAAGCTTCCGGTCAATTTAGATTGTGGTTTACATCTGTTTTTACAGGTGGTTCAGGGAAAATGGAAAATAAATCTGCTTTGGGCCATCCATTCAGGTATCAAGCGTCCGGGTGAGCTGCAGCGGAAAATTCCCAATGCAACCCGCCGTGTACTTGATGCGCAGCTTGGCCAATTGACTGAACATGGATTAATCAAGAAAACCGACTTTGATCAGCTTCCGCGGAAAGTAGAATATGAACTGACTGAGCTGGGTGAAAGCCTTATGCCGGTCATCGAGGTAACGGCCCAATGGGGCGAGGATCACAGGAATGAATTGGAACAGTTTTTTAAAGCCTAA
- a CDS encoding DUF5675 family protein, whose protein sequence is MKMRHTLKLLRKYGAEGTNGTVTYNGEHICHTIELPDRNNMPRISCIPPGQYKLEKCRYRRHGEQIGIPNVIGREAILIHAANDAKKELLGCIAPVTSLTGEGQGIGSRQALAKLKALVYCLWDMGDEVYLSIR, encoded by the coding sequence ATGAAAATGAGACACACCCTCAAGCTCCTCCGGAAATATGGAGCTGAGGGCACCAACGGGACGGTCACCTACAACGGGGAGCATATCTGCCATACCATCGAACTGCCGGACCGCAACAACATGCCGCGGATCAGCTGTATCCCACCCGGACAGTACAAGCTGGAAAAATGCAGGTATAGGCGCCACGGTGAACAGATCGGCATTCCCAATGTGATTGGACGGGAGGCCATATTGATCCATGCTGCCAACGATGCCAAAAAGGAACTGCTCGGCTGCATTGCCCCAGTCACCTCACTGACCGGTGAGGGGCAGGGCATCGGAAGCCGGCAGGCTCTGGCCAAGCTGAAAGCACTGGTCTATTGTCTCTGGGATATGGGGGATGAAGTGTATCTGAGTATCCGGTAA
- a CDS encoding GLPGLI family protein → MNTTKFSMAVIIGLLLLGQQLLAQNNQVNMFIKYDFEHIADSSKRTEPITRSVYLYIADENSYYAMAPMEKSQPQGAFHMSMDAVDQSDALVNLYTPFAAGEAPCLVAMLGRLYKVQPNKGYKIDWTITDEKKDIGGYTCHKATGQFGGRNYVAWFTEEIPFPVGPWKLHGLPGAILEAADSTNEVRFRYAGLDKVTDRITLMDIDKLPELPYEKYRKALENSKSNKLGAMMAQMPPGAVVKFKTQDGREISREQAEALMKEKGKDKQQFQLNNPVERTIN, encoded by the coding sequence ATGAACACAACAAAATTTTCGATGGCCGTGATTATCGGTCTGCTGCTCTTAGGCCAGCAGCTGTTGGCGCAAAACAACCAGGTGAATATGTTTATCAAATACGATTTTGAACATATCGCCGACAGCAGTAAAAGAACAGAACCCATTACGCGTTCGGTATACCTGTACATCGCTGATGAGAATTCCTATTACGCCATGGCACCTATGGAAAAAAGCCAGCCACAGGGCGCTTTCCACATGAGTATGGATGCCGTTGACCAATCTGATGCACTGGTCAATCTCTATACGCCTTTTGCTGCTGGCGAGGCACCCTGTCTGGTCGCCATGCTGGGCCGCCTGTATAAAGTACAGCCCAATAAAGGCTATAAAATCGACTGGACGATCACCGACGAAAAGAAGGATATCGGCGGCTATACCTGCCACAAGGCCACCGGCCAATTCGGCGGCCGCAACTATGTGGCCTGGTTTACGGAAGAAATCCCATTTCCGGTAGGACCGTGGAAGCTTCATGGCTTACCGGGTGCGATTCTCGAAGCGGCAGATTCTACCAATGAGGTGCGCTTTCGCTATGCGGGACTCGACAAGGTGACGGACCGGATAACCCTGATGGACATCGATAAATTGCCGGAGCTCCCGTACGAAAAATACCGGAAGGCACTTGAAAACAGCAAATCGAATAAGCTGGGCGCCATGATGGCTCAAATGCCCCCGGGCGCTGTTGTCAAATTCAAGACCCAGGATGGCAGGGAAATCTCCCGGGAGCAGGCCGAAGCGCTGATGAAGGAGAAAGGGAAAGACAAACAGCAATTTCAGCTGAATAACCCTGTCGAACGTACTATTAATTAA
- a CDS encoding response regulator transcription factor, translating to MNKIKVLLAEDEPMMGKLIKEALELRDFEVVWAVDGLKAYSSFCVARPDICIFDVMMPYKDGFTLAQEVRGLSSEVPIIFLTAKSAIQDLATGFEAGANDYIKKPFSMEELIIRMRALLNRQSLTKPSGTRDGEYTLGKFRFSFKNLHLSLGDRQQLLSYKEAQLLKLLIDHRDAVLDRKVALDYVWGDDSYFNSRSMDVFISKLRKFLEADPAIKIVNIRGKGFKLVVNT from the coding sequence ATGAATAAAATAAAAGTACTATTGGCTGAAGATGAACCCATGATGGGCAAACTGATCAAAGAAGCGCTGGAGCTCCGTGACTTTGAGGTCGTCTGGGCTGTGGACGGGCTCAAAGCCTATTCTTCGTTTTGTGTCGCGCGGCCCGATATCTGTATATTTGATGTCATGATGCCTTACAAAGATGGCTTTACACTGGCGCAGGAAGTACGTGGGCTCAGCAGTGAGGTGCCCATTATCTTTCTGACGGCCAAGTCCGCCATTCAGGACCTGGCGACCGGCTTCGAAGCCGGAGCCAATGACTACATCAAAAAACCGTTCAGTATGGAAGAGCTGATCATCCGGATGCGCGCCCTGCTGAACAGACAGTCCCTGACGAAACCATCAGGTACACGCGATGGCGAATATACACTCGGCAAATTCCGGTTTAGCTTCAAAAACCTTCATCTGAGCCTCGGCGACCGGCAGCAGCTGCTTTCCTACAAAGAAGCCCAGCTGTTAAAATTGCTGATCGACCACCGCGATGCTGTACTCGACCGTAAGGTCGCCCTGGATTATGTCTGGGGAGATGACAGTTATTTTAATAGCCGTAGCATGGATGTTTTTATCAGTAAACTGCGCAAATTTCTGGAAGCCGATCCAGCCATTAAGATCGTTAATATTCGCGGTAAAGGTTTTAAGCTGGTTGTCAATACATAG
- a CDS encoding carboxypeptidase-like regulatory domain-containing protein, giving the protein MKSFLCSLCLTMGPAVLFAQEQIAGTISSSKQAVPYATIVIGYANSSLQTVRSNSKGEYVFNLTKEDRAKVQWIEVSHISYEKIRKEYKDIGQRMDFELVRKSIQLADVTVKSKPLAVRRAGDTTRYAVNNFASPEDRNIGDVLRRMPGIEVDDNGVIKHNGKTVSRMYVDGDNVFQNGYGVGTRTIQPKAVKSVDLIQNHEHKKVKQGVSNSEDVALNLVLNEDARMIWSGEATLGLAAPADAFVNGNAMSFKKKYKTLNTLQYNSIGEGIDNDVEPISSFNLAEPIVAATPSVPKNKYYDNRSLALNVNQFYKSSERWTASLNGNLWADRERRSSGGTQRYLLADGNQVTYTNTYHTTRKPLFGRGSFTLEGNDNRFYFKNSLSYKAENQNHHTWLLDDATRYDQWGRDRLSFISESMEYTPQLKNKDLLTFNLDVARKWHRDRLEVLPGVMADYLNQSQPYDAVRQSITLPQTNGNIQVAYTRNRSSLKRTYFAGLRYLNKELGSVLNLVKDGSVYAHENFPDNDLLWRQAQASAGIKLDWKNKDFIFSGNFPLTANRWNIEDRQADETSLTKKLLFTPAVSLQAFLPNRDNFLLTLRFNRENSDLDQLYPNPILSNFREIKSFDVPLYFTSSQSYILRYALERPISLLYVNVTASHLKTKTDYLLGQDVTPQGIISKLIPQANQTSSNALTLGVSKSFLKEGVFLGFNGGINQNKYQQLLNEQLVSATSMALNVSPRLEYKGISHTTLSYQYAYSRLLNKLKGQHEQQSSEFISQTHSLSALYMVGTYLFVKGTWNYGSYRSSALDPFANGFLDASIRYQPLKSKHSLELNVNNILNKRLYSSYSISANLENRQAIPLRGFQSVLKYSFLF; this is encoded by the coding sequence ATGAAAAGTTTCTTATGTAGCTTATGTCTGACCATGGGCCCCGCGGTGTTATTTGCCCAGGAGCAAATCGCGGGAACCATCAGCAGCAGCAAACAGGCCGTACCTTATGCCACCATTGTCATCGGCTATGCCAACAGCAGCCTCCAGACGGTCCGGAGCAATAGCAAAGGGGAGTATGTGTTCAATCTGACCAAAGAAGATAGGGCAAAGGTTCAGTGGATCGAGGTCAGCCATATTTCATACGAAAAAATCCGTAAGGAGTATAAGGATATTGGCCAAAGAATGGACTTTGAGCTGGTCAGAAAGTCCATTCAGCTCGCGGATGTCACGGTCAAGAGCAAACCGCTGGCTGTGCGCCGTGCCGGTGATACCACCCGCTACGCGGTGAATAACTTTGCTTCGCCCGAAGATCGGAACATCGGGGATGTGCTGCGCCGTATGCCCGGCATAGAGGTGGACGACAATGGCGTCATCAAACATAATGGCAAGACCGTCAGCCGCATGTACGTGGACGGCGACAACGTGTTTCAGAATGGCTATGGTGTCGGCACCAGGACCATACAGCCCAAGGCGGTAAAGTCTGTGGACCTCATACAGAATCATGAGCATAAAAAGGTGAAACAGGGCGTAAGCAATTCGGAAGATGTGGCTTTGAACCTGGTCCTCAATGAAGACGCCAGAATGATCTGGTCGGGTGAAGCCACACTGGGACTGGCGGCTCCGGCCGATGCTTTTGTCAATGGGAATGCCATGAGCTTTAAAAAGAAATATAAGACGCTGAATACCCTGCAATACAATTCAATCGGTGAGGGCATCGACAATGATGTCGAACCGATCAGTTCATTCAACCTCGCCGAGCCGATCGTTGCTGCAACGCCCTCTGTGCCAAAGAACAAATACTACGACAACCGATCTCTGGCCCTTAATGTCAATCAATTTTATAAATCGTCGGAGCGCTGGACAGCCAGTCTGAATGGCAACCTATGGGCCGACCGTGAGCGGCGCAGTAGCGGTGGGACGCAGAGATACCTGCTGGCCGATGGCAATCAGGTCACTTACACCAATACGTACCATACGACCAGGAAGCCCCTTTTTGGCCGCGGAAGCTTCACCCTGGAGGGCAACGATAACAGGTTTTACTTTAAAAACAGCCTCAGCTATAAAGCCGAAAACCAAAATCATCATACCTGGCTGCTGGACGATGCCACTCGCTATGATCAGTGGGGCCGGGACCGGCTGAGCTTTATCTCAGAATCCATGGAATACACGCCGCAGCTAAAGAACAAGGATCTGCTGACTTTCAACCTCGATGTGGCGCGCAAATGGCATCGGGACCGGCTGGAAGTACTGCCCGGTGTGATGGCTGACTACCTGAATCAATCGCAGCCTTACGATGCCGTCCGCCAGTCCATTACGCTGCCGCAGACCAACGGCAATATTCAGGTCGCTTACACACGCAACAGGTCGAGCTTGAAGCGGACATACTTCGCGGGCCTGCGTTACCTCAACAAAGAGCTGGGCTCGGTATTGAACCTGGTCAAAGATGGGAGTGTATACGCACATGAAAATTTTCCGGATAATGATTTGCTGTGGAGACAAGCTCAGGCCTCTGCGGGCATAAAGCTGGACTGGAAAAATAAAGATTTTATATTTTCCGGAAACTTCCCACTGACCGCGAATAGATGGAATATAGAGGACCGCCAAGCGGATGAAACAAGCTTGACCAAAAAATTGCTGTTTACACCAGCTGTTTCCCTGCAGGCTTTCTTACCAAACCGGGACAATTTCCTGCTGACGCTACGTTTCAACCGGGAAAATTCGGATCTGGACCAGCTCTATCCAAACCCGATACTGAGTAATTTTAGGGAAATCAAAAGTTTCGATGTACCGCTGTATTTCACTTCAAGTCAGTCTTATATCCTCCGCTATGCTCTGGAGCGGCCGATCAGCTTATTGTATGTCAATGTAACGGCCTCGCATCTGAAAACGAAAACCGATTATCTGCTGGGACAGGACGTGACACCACAGGGAATCATCAGCAAATTGATCCCTCAGGCCAATCAAACCAGCAGTAATGCCTTGACGCTGGGCGTCTCCAAATCTTTTTTGAAAGAAGGTGTTTTTCTGGGCTTTAACGGGGGGATCAATCAAAACAAATACCAGCAATTGTTGAATGAGCAATTGGTGTCTGCAACAAGCATGGCGCTGAACGTAAGCCCGAGGCTCGAATACAAGGGCATCTCGCATACGACATTGTCCTATCAGTACGCTTATAGCAGGCTGCTGAATAAACTGAAAGGTCAGCACGAGCAACAGTCCAGCGAGTTTATCTCACAAACACATAGCCTGAGCGCACTGTATATGGTGGGTACCTATTTATTTGTAAAAGGTACATGGAATTATGGAAGTTACCGAAGCAGCGCGCTTGATCCGTTTGCCAACGGCTTCCTGGACGCCTCAATCCGCTACCAGCCCCTCAAAAGTAAACATAGCCTCGAGCTGAATGTGAACAATATCCTCAATAAGAGACTGTACTCGAGCTATAGTATCAGTGCAAATCTGGAAAACCGCCAGGCCATTCCATTGCGGGGCTTCCAGTCCGTGTTAAAATATAGCTTCTTGTTTTGA
- a CDS encoding sensor histidine kinase — protein MTTHQKTRVIITLLIASTIAVIVMQAFWLSNAFRINQQKEKMVVQSAVKDAIDVVRLKTYFGIDSSLSKEQSSILRAMGGILDQVSNNQLKDVQIHREIKTDSIDKKNVAAPSKKIAHEFTMNIAAGAKNAEKKRIDSIMRADLAGKRPKHIKFTTRHLPDTPVQTVPQKKPFANSIVKVYSTESTQNDVDTLVIGQLLDSLIGSNFDELQLKNRFKVSFCAIQDSLKKPLDSVGQYLQVRSAISPAYLAEITVEPDVLNSLEGMKWLLFVSLLILGMLFYTALALINSFNREKQMTEIKNDFISNMTHEFKTPIATASLAVELMSKFGIKDNPQKLDEYLQICGAELKRVSSMIETVLRLAQDNPYMLQKEPTDFRLILDDFRRQTRSKLEDAQGTLSLTIANDFPSVDVDKAHLENILYNLLDNSLKYSDQAPDIRVDVSLQKEYLRLSFSDNGIGIPKDYVDRVFDQFFRVPKGNVHATKGFGLGLSYVKKIVELHGGTIRVESQVGKGTTFILHIPVKS, from the coding sequence ATGACTACACATCAAAAAACACGCGTTATTATCACCCTGTTGATTGCCAGCACGATCGCTGTGATCGTCATGCAGGCATTCTGGTTGTCCAATGCGTTCAGGATCAATCAGCAAAAGGAAAAGATGGTCGTCCAGAGCGCCGTCAAAGATGCCATAGATGTGGTGCGGCTCAAGACATATTTTGGTATAGATAGCTCACTGTCCAAAGAGCAGTCCTCCATCCTGCGTGCGATGGGTGGCATACTAGACCAGGTCTCCAACAACCAGCTAAAGGACGTACAGATCCACCGGGAGATCAAGACGGACTCCATAGATAAAAAAAATGTGGCGGCACCTTCCAAAAAGATCGCCCATGAGTTTACCATGAATATTGCGGCGGGCGCGAAAAATGCGGAAAAAAAGCGGATTGATTCGATCATGAGAGCCGATCTGGCAGGCAAGCGGCCCAAGCACATCAAGTTCACGACCCGTCATTTGCCAGATACCCCTGTTCAGACTGTCCCGCAGAAGAAGCCATTCGCCAATTCTATCGTGAAGGTCTATTCCACTGAATCCACACAAAACGACGTGGATACGCTAGTCATTGGCCAGCTGCTGGACTCGCTGATCGGCAGCAATTTTGATGAATTGCAACTGAAGAATCGCTTTAAGGTCTCTTTTTGCGCCATACAGGATAGCTTAAAAAAGCCATTGGACTCCGTCGGGCAGTACCTGCAGGTGCGGAGCGCCATCAGTCCCGCCTATCTGGCAGAGATTACGGTCGAACCAGACGTGCTGAATAGTTTAGAAGGCATGAAATGGTTGCTATTTGTGTCCCTGCTTATTTTGGGCATGCTTTTTTATACGGCACTTGCCCTGATCAATTCCTTCAACCGCGAGAAGCAGATGACCGAGATCAAGAATGATTTTATCTCGAATATGACCCATGAATTCAAGACCCCCATCGCAACGGCGAGCCTGGCGGTGGAGCTCATGAGCAAATTCGGGATCAAAGACAATCCCCAGAAGCTGGATGAATATCTGCAGATCTGCGGAGCCGAACTGAAGCGCGTATCATCCATGATCGAGACCGTACTTCGGCTGGCGCAGGACAATCCCTATATGCTGCAAAAAGAGCCCACAGATTTCAGACTGATCCTCGATGATTTCCGCCGGCAGACACGGTCCAAACTCGAGGACGCGCAGGGCACATTGTCCCTGACGATTGCCAATGATTTTCCATCGGTCGATGTGGACAAGGCCCATCTGGAAAACATCCTGTACAATCTGCTCGACAATAGTCTGAAGTACAGCGATCAGGCCCCCGATATCCGCGTGGATGTCAGCCTGCAAAAAGAGTACCTGCGCCTCTCCTTTTCCGACAATGGTATCGGCATTCCCAAGGACTATGTTGACCGCGTATTTGATCAGTTCTTCCGTGTGCCCAAGGGCAATGTGCATGCGACAAAAGGATTTGGGCTGGGTTTATCGTACGTAAAAAAAATCGTGGAGCTACATGGAGGCACGATCCGGGTGGAGAGCCAGGTCGGCAAAGGGACCACGTTTATCCTGCATATTCCGGTTAAATCTTAA